GGTTTGTAAAGTCAGAAAGCTTTACCCTTTTTCCATCATGGTCTATAAGCTCAAAGTTGTAAGCTGGCTGGTCGTATAGATGACCATAAAACTCATGCTGTTTCTTGCAAGATGTAGCAAACAAAAACAGTAGAACCATAAGAATTGTTAATTTTCTCATAATTTAAAATTATAGCACAGGCTCACCCTTGTGCCAACCCCCTTTTGGCTTTCCACTTTCATACTCATACCACTTCTTTGGGCTATGAGTTTAACTATATAAAGTCCAAGACCTGAGCCTTCCTTGTCTACCGCTTCTCTATAGAAGAGCTCTCCTGCCCTTTCCGGATGCTCCATGCCAATACCTCTATCTTCAACCACCACACAGTGGTCTTTAAAATAGAGCCTTATCTCTTGTCCTTCTTCTGTGTATTTGTATGCGTTTTCTATTAGATTTCTAAGAGCCATCTTAAAGTATTCCTTGTCCACGTAAAGAACCACATCCTCGTCAAGATACTCTATGACAAATTTCCTGCGTCCTCTGATGAACTCATACTCCTCTTCAAGCTCTGCAAAGATCTGATTTAGACTTACCTCTTCTACCTTTAAAGGAACTTGAGACTCAAGCCTCATTATGGTAGTAAGCTGATTTATTAACTTTCCCATTTTTTCTGCCTGAAGCTGTATATTACGATACACTTCCTTTAGCTCCTCTTCCGTATATTTGTTTCTCTGCAAGAGTTCCGCTTGTCCCTTTATGTAAGTGAGAGGGGTCTTTAGTGCATGAGCCACGTTTCTTATAAATTCCCTTTGCCAAAGTATTATTCCTTTAAGTCTCTCTACCATACTTGCGTAAGCTTCTTCAAGAAGACCAAACTCGTCCTTTCTACTACTTCTTCTAATTTCCACATCAAGTTCCCCCTTTGAAATACGTTTTGAGACTTCTGTA
This is a stretch of genomic DNA from Aquificaceae bacterium. It encodes these proteins:
- a CDS encoding HAMP domain-containing sensor histidine kinase yields the protein MSVRLKAILLFLGLYLGSVVLLSFLSLLVIRSTLYKYTLHYMEYQVNPLLDFYKNYYKNPDYYAKLLAEDVVSREIASILVDVEGRVVKMESFLDGEMPEVKVQDIQNMIKVHKGIGEKYAFMVKRVGDYHLILLGKLDSIREVERQIVFFTTLVLTAISLPASLFAFYFINTLLRPLAYLTEVSKRISKGELDVEIRRSSRKDEFGLLEEAYASMVERLKGIILWQREFIRNVAHALKTPLTYIKGQAELLQRNKYTEEELKEVYRNIQLQAEKMGKLINQLTTIMRLESQVPLKVEEVSLNQIFAELEEEYEFIRGRRKFVIEYLDEDVVLYVDKEYFKMALRNLIENAYKYTEEGQEIRLYFKDHCVVVEDRGIGMEHPERAGELFYREAVDKEGSGLGLYIVKLIAQRSGMSMKVESQKGVGTRVSLCYNFKL